AAAAAGGAGCAACAGAATGTGTGACTTGTACAAATGCTTTTACCTTCCAACAATAGAGGATGTATATCTTTGCTTAGCCAGAAAATACTCCATAACCATTGTAAAGACAACCGTCGTTCTCCTCAGGGTAGTATACATAGGAACATTTACTCCACGCACAGACTCCATGCTGACTAACTTTGAAGGAGATGCAAAACATAAATTGTTTAAATTAGATACAGAAAACAAAAAAGCATTCTAAAATCAAATAAAGTTACTTTCGAGGAATACCATGTACATCAAATAGGTGAATGCAAGAGGTAGAGTGTGCATCAATGTTTTCAAAGGGACAAGAGTTACACGGTTATCAAGGGAGGTTGATGCCTCAGTAACAGTGAAAGAAATGAACTTCAAGCGTCTCATCGCATAGAGAAATGTAGATGAAGATATCATCTGCAGGCACAAACAAATCACAATTTCATGTTATCTTCCCTGGTATAATGTGTTTAAAGCACAAAACAGTGGCCTCTCAGAAATTTATAATCACTAGTGAAGCGGCAGTAGTCCATAATTTACTTAGCTGCCATCTTCTGCGGCCTTGCATCATAGAACAGCATCAATCAGATATTTGCCTACAACCGACGTTTTGACATCTAATTTTCCACAGGACCATCACCACCGCCCAAAATATGCAGAATACATTCAAGTATTGACTGGGATGTACATAATCATCAGTCCTAAGTAGGTAAAGGCATTTTAACCAGAACTTTTATCCATCCTTAATTGAATCACTGACTCAATAATTGGCTAAGCAttcatatttaatattttaatgtaCCATAGAGAAATAAAAGAAGATTGGTAACTGATGTACCCTCTTCTGATGCTTCTGAATAAAAGAGCAACATTATATTTCAGGAACTCTTTACTAAGACCCAAATCATATACAGATTTGATCACCAACCAAAAAATTACTAAATGGTAAAACGAAGTAGATCTGTAGATTTTATTACAATATTTATTTAGCTTTCTCATATTTATATATCGCATGCATTAGCAAGGCCTCTGCAAGGGGGTGATCTAGTTTACTTCTAAGTTCTAATAGTATGGAATCACTGAATTCAAATATGTGCCTCTTCCTTCCAAATATCAAGAAATCTCTTAGGCTGAATACAATCGATACATATTGAACAAAATCAGTAAACTCGTACATCAACTAgcaatagaaaaaataaaaaacaacttACTTGAAAAAGCGTGATAACATTTGCACTTGGGAAGTTATATGAAGACAGGGCAGCCTTATTAAACAATATCAAGAGCACTGCAAAAAGGAAATGCAAGCTGAGTTTCTATCCATACAATCAGCCAAATGGGAACAATCTTTTTACAGTAAGCTGTGTACATCACACTCCCGACACCGCCCCACCCTCCCTCTAGACCAGGCACTGTATCGCAAGCTCGGtatttcataaaaataaaaCTGAAAAAGGCAGAACCAAGAAGTTCTAATGGTATTTGTACAACGAATAGCTTCCTCTAGATTATTCATATACGCCGTATAAGTcataactagtttttgggcccgggcgACCCCCCGGGTTTACATTAATAACATTCACTATtacttataattttttttatttgcaatgataacatgaaacgTGGCATGTCTTAGTGGTAGAgcctttattgtttaaactcaaggtTGAGGGTTCAAACCCTATACAAACTATGTTTGACATTTTTTATGTATATGAAGATTACATGAAGTGAAAAACTTATAAGCAGAGCGCCACGTGTCACGTAAGCTTTTTAGATACTCCTTTTAACATATAGTATAGATTGTATTAAACTACTGATATTTGTGCAATGtatttttgtttagggataaAAGATTACTCTGTAATACTTTCGTAAAATCGTAACCAGTTTCAGGAAATAACAGAATACACAGCTTTCACTTTTGAGATACGGCACAAACCAAttgttatactccctccgtatttatttaagagatacacttggccgggcacgggtattaagaaaaagaattgaatgaaataaaataataaaacaagtggggttgagtagatattttaataagaaaaacaagtggggaccatgtcattttagggagtggggggtgggggtggggtgtagatatattatttaattagatggtggggttgataagttactaaaaatggcaagtgtatctcttaaataaatacggccggaaaaggcaagtgtatctcttaaataaatacagagggagtatgaaaGAGATAAATAATTCTGATGCACACATAGGAAATACCCACAAGATTTGCTTAGAAAACAATAACCAGTTATACCtctatttgtttttgtttttccaaAAGCCACTAGAGCCTGCTACTCATAGAAGCAAATAATTAAACCATGAACACTCAATCACTAGTTTTCCTGTTGACATAATAATACTCAAAGAACTTCAACTACTTCATGGTAAATTCTCTAGTAAGGCATCATGTCAATTGTCAATCAATGTCCTAATTTAATCAACAACAATCACAACTCCATCATTCATCAAACTCCATTACACTCAATCACCAGTTCCGTAGTGAGAAATTAAGGCAGAAATCCTAATGTACAAATAAAGGAAGCAACATTAAATTTTAAAACCCCAAAACCATCCCTCCACAAACAGAATTTCATGCAAATTCATGCCAAATCTCAGCATCAAAGAACTGAATTTTCCATAAGCTTATAATCACATAAGGTATCATGTCAATCAATGTCATAATTCAATCAACAACTAACACAGCGCCATCGTTCATCAAACTCTGTTACATCCAATCACCCGTTCGTTAGTGAGAAATTAAGGCAGAAAGcctaatctaaaaataaaaaaaaggaagtaACTTCATACTTTTAACCCCCAAAACCATCACCCCACACCAAACAGAATTCCATACACTTCATAAACTCGCTGCAAATCCCACCATCAAAGCATTGATTTTCCATAAGCTTACACCAACCAATTTTCTGAATTTCTAGAGTTCCATAACCAAaacctactaaaattaaaagcaTAATCAATCATAGACAATTTCGATTCACAATCAATCGACGACGAGTTATGAGATCAAACACTTAGCTCTCAGATTTTCCCAAGACAAAACCTTTGAAATTATTAATCAAGCTCCTAAGCATTAACAAATCACACACAAATCCCTCAAAACATTCCAATCCATATCAATTCATCTACAAcattaaattcgtaatttagaAACATTTATCTCAAATCACAACCATATACCATAGAAATCGACAATAACACTAAACAATCAGTTGAATTACATTAAAAAATTCACcccaggagagagaaagtggtaAATTACCAGCACAAGACATATAAGAAATGGCAGCATAAGCGCCACGTTTAGTCATGGCGGAACCTCGGAAGAGTTTATCGTCGAATTTGTTGGGAGGATCCGTGACCGGCAACATATTGGTCTTCTCTGAATTGGAACCCATTTGCATTCTCAATCCAATTCCAATATGAATTGAAATTCTGGAAA
This sequence is a window from Spinacia oleracea cultivar Varoflay chromosome 1, BTI_SOV_V1, whole genome shotgun sequence. Protein-coding genes within it:
- the LOC110788388 gene encoding UDP-N-acetylglucosamine transporter UGNT1; the encoded protein is MQMGSNSEKTNMLPVTDPPNKFDDKLFRGSAMTKRGAYAAISYMSCAVLLILFNKAALSSYNFPSANVITLFQMISSSTFLYAMRRLKFISFTVTEASTSLDNRVTLVPLKTLMHTLPLAFTYLMYMLVSMESVRGVNVPMYTTLRRTTVVFTMVMEYFLAKQRYTSSIVGSVGLIVLGAFIAGARDLSFDAYGYGIVFLANISTAIYLAIIARIGKSSGLNSFGLMWCNGILCGPILLFWTYVRGDLDLTFNFPYLLSPGFLVVLSFSCVLAFFLNFSIFLNTTLNSALTQTICGNLKDLFTIGLGWIIFGGLPFDLLNVIGQLLGFLGSGLYAYFKLVGK